One Micromonospora eburnea genomic region harbors:
- a CDS encoding alpha/beta hydrolase has product MHDVAELKQFVVVHARGQKIANHRGILDRISGDHASGAGSWVAEWTAVAERLEERGRLLEASRHYAMARFPFADGPARREAQDRCVHAFDRWRASQNGIERLDVDLPDGRVRCWSAGLDQANPRPLLLVMGGIVTVKEQWGPMLGQIAAMGMAGIVTEMPNVGENTLRYGPESWRMLSGVLDAVSDRADVAHTYAMTLSFSGHLALRCAVDDSRIRAVITTGAPVSDFFTDTTWQRRVPLVTTRTVAHLMGVGATRVFENLPDFALAAAQLRAPAIPVRYVASRRDEIIPATDWHQLRQHVPDCEVLEIDDVHGAPGHVLESRLWCLRALLRIRDVHGPMKGGVDLLCRLLQARRRLAAPRGEPAVDSPSQMRAT; this is encoded by the coding sequence ATGCATGATGTAGCGGAACTCAAGCAGTTCGTGGTCGTCCACGCGCGGGGTCAGAAGATCGCGAACCACCGCGGGATACTCGACCGGATCAGCGGCGACCACGCCTCCGGCGCCGGCTCCTGGGTGGCCGAATGGACCGCGGTGGCCGAGCGGCTGGAGGAACGCGGACGCCTGCTGGAGGCGAGCCGGCACTACGCCATGGCGAGATTTCCCTTCGCGGACGGTCCGGCGCGCCGGGAGGCGCAGGACCGGTGCGTGCACGCCTTCGATCGCTGGCGGGCGAGCCAGAACGGCATCGAGCGGCTCGATGTCGATCTCCCGGACGGGCGCGTACGGTGCTGGTCCGCCGGGCTCGACCAGGCGAACCCCCGGCCCCTGCTGCTGGTCATGGGCGGCATCGTCACCGTCAAGGAGCAGTGGGGACCGATGCTCGGCCAGATCGCGGCGATGGGCATGGCGGGGATCGTCACCGAGATGCCCAACGTGGGGGAGAACACCCTCCGGTACGGGCCGGAGAGCTGGCGCATGCTGTCCGGTGTGCTCGACGCGGTCAGCGATCGGGCCGACGTCGCGCACACATACGCGATGACGCTCAGTTTCAGCGGCCACCTGGCGCTGCGCTGCGCGGTCGACGACTCGCGCATCCGGGCGGTCATCACCACCGGAGCGCCGGTGAGCGACTTCTTCACCGACACCACCTGGCAGCGTCGGGTGCCGCTCGTCACTACCCGCACCGTCGCGCACCTGATGGGGGTCGGAGCGACGAGGGTCTTCGAGAACCTGCCGGACTTCGCGCTGGCCGCAGCGCAACTCCGCGCTCCGGCCATCCCCGTCCGGTACGTGGCCAGCCGGCGGGACGAGATCATTCCCGCGACCGACTGGCATCAGCTCCGGCAGCACGTCCCCGACTGCGAGGTCCTGGAGATCGACGACGTCCACGGCGCGCCGGGCCACGTACTCGAGAGCAGGCTCTGGTGCCTTCGTGCCCTGCTGCGAATCCGCGACGTGCACGGCCCGATGAAAGGCGGTGTCGACCTGTTGTGCCGCCTGCTGCAGGCCCGCCGCCGGCTCGCCGCGCCGCGCGGCGAGCCGGCGGTGGACAGCCCCTCTCAGATGAGGGCCACGTGA
- a CDS encoding thioesterase II family protein, translating into MSGSIRKDDSWIRRFHSCPEGATRLICLPHAGGSASWYFPMSRALSPGIDVLAVQYPGRQDRRLEPQIDNIPELVDRTYQALDGWIDAPFAFFGHSMGAVLAYELARKLRAAGNRGPMMLFVSGRRAPSCGRRSSVHRLDDERLVAELRRVGGTDERLLSEPDLRAAVLAVTRNDYRAVETYVHVAGPPLDCPISVLVGDRDPQVSVDEAAAWAEHSMGGCDLHVLPGGHFYVNDQWPRVTGIVTAAVEQVRRRTAREGSMR; encoded by the coding sequence ATGTCCGGCTCGATACGCAAGGACGACTCCTGGATTCGGCGATTTCATTCCTGCCCGGAAGGTGCGACACGGCTGATTTGCCTTCCGCACGCCGGCGGATCGGCGAGTTGGTACTTTCCGATGTCACGGGCCCTCTCACCCGGTATCGACGTACTGGCGGTTCAATACCCGGGACGACAGGACAGGCGTCTGGAGCCCCAGATCGACAACATCCCGGAACTGGTGGATCGGACGTACCAGGCGCTCGACGGGTGGATCGACGCTCCGTTCGCCTTCTTCGGTCACAGCATGGGAGCGGTACTCGCGTACGAGCTCGCTCGCAAACTGCGGGCGGCCGGCAACCGTGGTCCGATGATGCTCTTCGTCTCTGGCCGACGCGCGCCTTCCTGCGGGCGCAGGAGCTCCGTGCATCGCCTCGACGACGAGCGACTCGTCGCCGAGCTGCGCCGGGTAGGCGGTACGGACGAGCGGCTCCTGAGCGAGCCGGACCTTCGTGCCGCGGTACTCGCCGTGACACGTAACGACTACCGGGCCGTCGAGACCTACGTCCACGTGGCCGGACCGCCGTTGGACTGCCCCATCTCCGTGCTGGTCGGCGACCGGGACCCGCAGGTCTCGGTGGACGAGGCCGCGGCCTGGGCCGAGCACTCGATGGGCGGGTGTGACCTGCACGTTCTCCCCGGCGGCCATTTCTACGTCAACGATCAGTGGCCGCGGGTGACCGGCATCGTCACCGCCGCCGTGGAGCAGGTCCGACGGAGGACCGCGCGCGAGGGGAGCATGCGATGA
- a CDS encoding 3-oxoacyl-ACP synthase III family protein produces the protein MQTPDIHILSVATALPGPAVDNATLARRFNMPPVWEQWIDSFIGTRFRHFAMDLESGQVRYSLADLGATAAARALDAAGISAHEVDVMVLGTASPDTLMPATVNMIADRIGVDGVPTYQMQSGCCGAFQAMDLAYTMLMSGRRRTALVLGAENCAKHLDLTIDVAALPASEQVNGVLFGDGAGAMVLTTGPAPRRAVIRQIHLQLVGRNRPPGQVVEWFGRGDRRSDRQPVMEDYQAIAESVPLLAAEALEDLLDDLGWQEDDIDYLLPPQLSGVMTRKIVEHLDLPGATEVSCVVDIGNTGNALPFFQLERALSRLATGDRAVAVAVESSKWIKAGLALEMT, from the coding sequence ATGCAGACACCCGACATCCACATCCTGTCGGTCGCAACAGCGCTCCCCGGGCCTGCCGTGGACAACGCGACACTGGCCCGCCGCTTCAACATGCCACCGGTCTGGGAACAGTGGATCGACTCGTTCATCGGCACCCGCTTCCGGCACTTCGCCATGGACCTGGAGAGCGGGCAGGTCCGGTATTCCCTGGCAGACCTCGGGGCGACGGCCGCGGCACGGGCCCTCGACGCCGCCGGGATCAGCGCGCACGAGGTGGATGTGATGGTGCTGGGAACGGCGTCACCGGACACGCTCATGCCGGCGACCGTCAACATGATCGCCGACCGGATCGGCGTCGACGGTGTCCCGACGTACCAGATGCAGTCGGGTTGCTGTGGCGCCTTCCAGGCAATGGACCTGGCGTACACGATGCTGATGTCCGGCCGGCGTCGGACCGCACTCGTGCTGGGCGCGGAGAACTGCGCCAAGCACCTCGACCTGACGATCGACGTCGCCGCGCTGCCCGCTTCCGAGCAGGTGAACGGCGTCCTTTTCGGTGACGGTGCGGGAGCGATGGTGCTGACCACCGGGCCCGCACCGCGGCGGGCGGTGATCCGGCAGATCCATCTTCAGCTCGTCGGCCGCAACCGGCCCCCGGGGCAGGTGGTCGAATGGTTCGGACGCGGTGACCGGCGGTCGGACCGGCAGCCGGTCATGGAGGACTACCAGGCCATCGCCGAGTCGGTGCCGCTCCTGGCGGCCGAGGCGCTCGAGGACCTGCTCGACGACCTCGGTTGGCAGGAGGACGACATCGACTACCTGCTCCCACCGCAACTGTCGGGCGTCATGACCCGCAAGATCGTGGAACACCTGGACCTACCCGGCGCCACCGAGGTGAGCTGCGTGGTCGACATCGGCAACACCGGGAACGCGCTGCCGTTCTTCCAGCTCGAACGTGCGCTGTCGCGGCTGGCGACCGGGGACCGTGCGGTGGCCGTCGCCGTGGAGTCCAGCAAATGGATCAAAGCGGGCCTCGCGCTGGAGATGACCTGA
- a CDS encoding FAD-dependent oxidoreductase, whose translation MNPTRHTVAIAGAGPVGLMLAGELSAAGVPTVVIERLGAARPDVPGMAINPTVVELLEQRGLMDALREDGVALPHAFFAHLVLDPARLRQQRPLNFMVRQATLEQRLAEYAVKSGAEIRRGHEIIGVEQDDSGVTVQVRTAGGEDTVRCRYLVGCDGVDSSVRQLAGIGFPGAETPFYGILGDVDASEELYGHLGARQYPDGLFTVAPSGPGTMRVTVGVFDVEPPDRERPPSIAEFREQIRRVSGLDVALGDAHWLSRWFQVDRQAETYRRGDVFLAGDAAHVNFPLGGLSLSTGIEDAVNLGWKLAGVIRGWAPDRLLDTYQGERYPVAERARAIIAAQTALMQPGGRAEPMRDLLAELIVFDDVNEHLVKAVGGLDVRYDLPGTAGHPLVGHRLADIPLATAGGSTSTAALLHGGRGVLLDLCGGALVDEMGSGWQERVDGVVAEPATVVGAAGLLLRPDGRVAWATRDREAVGLREALDRWFGPAGQ comes from the coding sequence ATGAATCCCACACGTCACACGGTCGCCATCGCCGGCGCCGGCCCGGTAGGACTGATGCTGGCCGGCGAGCTGAGCGCGGCGGGCGTGCCCACCGTCGTCATCGAGCGGCTCGGGGCGGCACGGCCGGACGTGCCGGGCATGGCGATCAACCCGACGGTGGTGGAGCTACTCGAGCAGCGCGGCCTGATGGATGCCCTACGTGAGGACGGCGTGGCACTCCCCCACGCGTTCTTCGCCCATCTCGTCCTGGACCCGGCCCGCCTGCGGCAGCAGCGTCCCCTGAACTTCATGGTCCGCCAGGCGACGCTGGAACAGCGCCTCGCCGAGTACGCCGTGAAGAGTGGCGCGGAGATCCGTCGAGGTCACGAGATCATCGGGGTGGAGCAGGACGACAGCGGCGTGACGGTGCAGGTCCGGACCGCCGGCGGCGAGGACACGGTCCGGTGCCGGTACCTGGTGGGCTGCGACGGCGTGGACAGTTCGGTTCGGCAGCTGGCGGGCATCGGCTTTCCCGGCGCCGAGACTCCGTTCTACGGCATCCTCGGCGATGTGGACGCCAGCGAGGAGTTGTACGGCCACCTGGGTGCGCGGCAGTACCCGGACGGGCTGTTCACGGTCGCGCCGTCCGGCCCCGGCACCATGCGGGTGACCGTCGGCGTGTTCGACGTCGAACCGCCGGACCGCGAGAGGCCACCGAGCATCGCGGAGTTCCGCGAGCAGATCCGCCGGGTGTCGGGGCTGGATGTCGCGCTCGGCGACGCGCACTGGCTCAGCAGGTGGTTCCAGGTCGACCGGCAGGCCGAGACGTACCGCCGCGGCGACGTGTTCCTGGCCGGCGACGCGGCGCACGTGAACTTTCCGCTCGGGGGCCTGTCACTGAGCACTGGCATCGAGGACGCCGTCAACCTGGGGTGGAAACTCGCCGGCGTGATCCGTGGCTGGGCACCCGACCGCCTGCTCGACACGTATCAGGGCGAACGCTATCCCGTCGCCGAACGCGCTCGCGCGATCATCGCGGCCCAGACGGCCCTGATGCAGCCCGGGGGCAGGGCCGAGCCGATGCGGGACCTCCTCGCGGAACTCATCGTGTTCGACGACGTCAACGAGCATCTGGTCAAGGCGGTGGGCGGCCTGGACGTCCGGTACGACCTGCCCGGCACTGCCGGCCATCCGCTGGTCGGACATCGACTCGCGGACATCCCGCTCGCCACGGCGGGCGGATCGACCAGCACGGCCGCCCTCCTGCACGGCGGGCGCGGGGTTCTGCTCGATCTGTGCGGCGGCGCGCTCGTCGACGAGATGGGCTCCGGCTGGCAGGAGCGGGTCGACGGCGTGGTGGCGGAACCGGCGACCGTTGTCGGGGCCGCGGGTCTGCTGCTGCGTCCCGACGGCCGGGTCGCCTGGGCCACGCGGGACCGCGAGGCCGTGGGGCTGCGCGAGGCTCTCGACCGCTGGTTCGGCCCGGCGGGGCAATGA
- a CDS encoding AfsR/SARP family transcriptional regulator — protein sequence MRYEVLGPLRVLDGDQVSTISAPKIEIVMTVLLVRSDQVVTLEQLMAEIWGDQLPRRATAGVHVYISQLRKFLSRPERPDSPVVTRPSGYLLRKGSDELDLHIFLQSVEEGRGHFRDQRYEQAVACLDQALAQWRGPLAGDLRAGRIIDGFAAWLAETRLECLEMLMESQLHMGRHREIVGRLYSLTLEHPLREAFYRQLMLALYRSERQADALRVYQGARAMLNEELGLEPCRGLQALNRAILVADPQLDDHVALI from the coding sequence ATGAGGTACGAAGTGCTCGGCCCGCTGCGCGTCCTGGACGGCGACCAGGTGTCCACGATCAGCGCCCCCAAGATCGAGATCGTCATGACGGTGCTGTTGGTCCGCTCCGATCAGGTCGTCACCCTCGAACAGCTCATGGCCGAGATCTGGGGCGACCAGCTGCCCCGGCGGGCGACCGCCGGCGTGCACGTATACATTTCCCAGCTCCGGAAGTTCCTGAGCCGTCCCGAACGGCCGGACAGTCCCGTCGTCACGAGACCGTCGGGATATCTGCTGCGCAAGGGCTCCGACGAGCTGGACCTGCACATCTTCCTGCAGAGTGTGGAAGAGGGGCGGGGCCACTTCCGGGACCAGCGGTACGAGCAGGCCGTCGCGTGCCTCGATCAGGCACTGGCGCAGTGGCGGGGACCGCTGGCCGGCGACCTCCGGGCCGGCCGGATCATCGACGGATTCGCGGCCTGGCTGGCGGAGACCCGCCTGGAGTGCCTGGAGATGTTGATGGAGTCGCAACTGCACATGGGACGCCATCGCGAGATTGTCGGACGCCTGTACTCCCTCACCCTGGAGCATCCGCTGCGGGAGGCGTTCTACCGGCAGCTCATGCTCGCGCTCTACCGCTCCGAGCGGCAGGCGGACGCGCTGCGGGTCTATCAGGGCGCCCGCGCCATGCTGAACGAGGAACTCGGCCTGGAACCCTGCCGTGGCCTTCAGGCGCTGAACCGGGCCATCCTCGTGGCCGACCCCCAGCTGGACGATCACGTGGCCCTCATCTGA